A section of the Streptomyces sp. 6-11-2 genome encodes:
- the asnB gene encoding asparagine synthase (glutamine-hydrolyzing) yields the protein MCGISGWVSYQRDLRPERPTVEAMNATMACRGPDAQGLWLDTHAALGHRRLAIIDLPGGVQPMSEHTPDGDVVLVYSGEAYNYTELRGELRRRGHSFHTDSDTEVVLRGYLEWGADLPEHLNGMFAFAVWDGRTDQLLLIRDRMGIKPLYYFATDDGVLFGSEPKAILANPLAPRTVGLDGLRELFSMAKTPGHAIWAGMREVEPGTVVTIERAGLRTRPYWQLSAAEHTDTRQDTIARVRELLEDTVRRQLVSDVPRCVLLSGGLDSSAITALAAEQLRGKETVRSFAVDFVGQSENFIPDDLRATPDTPYVHDVVRHVGTDHQDIVLDPENLADPNVRAAAVRARDLPLGLGDLDQSLLLLFRAIRKHSTVALSGESADEVFGGYAWFHDPAARDAGTFPWLAALERQHGRGGGSLLDPELRERLDLPGYLAQRYQEALVQVPRLDSEKDPLERRMREVCYLHLTRFVRMLLDRKDRLSMATGLEVRVPFCDHRLVEYVFNTPWSMKTFDGREKSLLRAATSELLPLSVVERVKSPYPSTQDPAYVTELQVQVRELLSSGNSPALDLLDRTRLQQITTTKPVDLTTSERNGLERTLDLAVWADLEGPTLTL from the coding sequence CGCCGGCTCGCCATCATCGACCTGCCCGGCGGCGTCCAGCCGATGAGTGAGCACACCCCGGACGGCGATGTCGTCCTGGTGTACTCGGGGGAGGCGTACAACTACACCGAGTTGCGTGGCGAGCTACGCCGCCGCGGCCATTCCTTCCACACCGACAGCGACACCGAGGTCGTTCTGCGTGGCTACCTGGAGTGGGGGGCCGACCTCCCCGAGCACCTCAACGGCATGTTCGCCTTCGCCGTCTGGGACGGACGGACCGACCAGCTGCTGCTGATCCGCGACCGCATGGGTATCAAGCCCCTGTACTACTTCGCCACCGACGACGGCGTACTGTTCGGCTCCGAACCCAAAGCCATCCTGGCCAACCCCCTCGCACCGCGCACCGTCGGCCTCGACGGGCTGCGTGAACTGTTCTCCATGGCCAAAACCCCCGGCCACGCCATCTGGGCGGGAATGCGGGAAGTGGAGCCGGGCACCGTGGTGACCATCGAGCGCGCTGGCCTGCGCACCCGTCCGTACTGGCAGCTCAGCGCCGCCGAGCACACCGATACCCGGCAGGACACCATCGCGCGGGTGCGCGAGCTGCTGGAGGACACCGTGCGCCGCCAGCTGGTCTCGGACGTGCCGCGGTGCGTCCTGCTCTCGGGCGGCCTGGACTCCAGTGCCATCACCGCACTGGCGGCGGAGCAACTCCGCGGAAAGGAAACCGTCCGCAGCTTCGCCGTCGACTTCGTCGGCCAGAGCGAGAACTTCATCCCAGACGACCTGCGCGCGACGCCGGACACGCCGTACGTCCACGACGTCGTTCGGCACGTGGGCACCGACCATCAGGACATCGTCCTCGATCCCGAGAACCTCGCGGATCCGAACGTCCGCGCCGCCGCCGTCCGCGCCCGGGACCTGCCTCTGGGCCTGGGCGACCTGGACCAGTCACTTCTGCTGCTGTTCCGGGCGATCCGCAAGCACTCCACGGTGGCTCTGTCCGGGGAGTCCGCCGACGAGGTCTTCGGCGGCTACGCGTGGTTCCACGACCCTGCCGCTCGGGACGCCGGCACCTTCCCCTGGCTGGCGGCGCTGGAACGCCAGCATGGCCGGGGCGGCGGTTCGCTGCTCGATCCGGAGCTGCGGGAACGACTGGACCTGCCTGGCTACCTCGCCCAGCGGTACCAGGAGGCCTTGGTCCAGGTACCGCGCCTGGACAGCGAGAAGGACCCCCTCGAACGCCGGATGCGGGAGGTGTGCTACCTGCACCTCACCCGCTTCGTCCGCATGCTCCTGGACCGCAAGGACCGCCTCAGCATGGCCACCGGTCTGGAGGTCCGCGTCCCGTTCTGCGACCACCGCCTGGTCGAGTACGTCTTCAACACCCCGTGGTCGATGAAGACCTTCGACGGCCGCGAGAAGAGCCTCCTGAGGGCAGCCACCTCGGAACTCCTGCCGCTGTCCGTCGTGGAGCGGGTCAAAAGCCCCTATCCCTCCACTCAGGACCCCGCCTACGTGACCGAACTGCAGGTCCAGGTCCGCGAACTGCTGTCGTCGGGCAACAGCCCCGCCCTCGACCTCCTCGACCGGACCCGGCTGCAGCAGATCACCACCACCAAGCCCGTGGACCTCACCACCAGCGAGCGCAACGGCCTCGAACGCACCCTCGACCTCGCCGTATGGGCCGACCTCGAAGGTCCCACCCTCACCCTCTGA
- a CDS encoding DUF6529 family protein → MTGHTGARMRRPARTVAGFLGALLPVAVAVGVYAFGRTHTPDYTSGLFGRHGVGANDLKARLGSALMTLAVVQLLLGLWIYRRLPGARAAPHRVHPAHRLIGLLAFLLSLPIAYHCITAYGVEFTSSRVAVHSITGCVLYGAFVAKVLVVHSRRLPGWALPAAGGALVTAIAVMWYTAAVWFFAGSAPGF, encoded by the coding sequence ATGACCGGACACACGGGCGCGCGGATGCGGCGTCCCGCACGAACGGTGGCGGGCTTTCTGGGTGCTTTGCTGCCGGTCGCGGTCGCGGTGGGGGTATATGCGTTCGGCCGCACGCACACCCCCGACTACACCAGCGGCCTGTTCGGGCGGCACGGCGTCGGCGCCAACGATCTCAAGGCGCGTCTGGGCAGCGCTCTGATGACACTCGCGGTCGTCCAACTGCTGCTCGGACTGTGGATATACCGACGCCTACCGGGAGCGAGGGCCGCACCGCACCGGGTGCACCCCGCACACCGGCTCATCGGCCTCCTTGCCTTTCTGCTCTCGCTGCCCATCGCCTACCACTGCATCACCGCCTACGGAGTTGAGTTCACGAGCAGCCGAGTGGCGGTGCACTCCATCACGGGCTGCGTCCTGTACGGCGCGTTCGTCGCCAAGGTGCTGGTGGTACACAGCCGCCGACTGCCCGGTTGGGCGCTTCCGGCCGCCGGCGGCGCCCTGGTCACCGCCATAGCGGTGATGTGGTACACAGCCGCCGTGTGGTTCTTCGCCGGCTCCGCCCCCGGCTTCTGA
- a CDS encoding sigma-70 family RNA polymerase sigma factor translates to MRDDRPLPGSSRKRDPRTDPDRSAGRVSGKGTLSTADEELPRTLYAEHAGALFPYVLRLTSGDGQWAEDVVQETLLRAWRHPAVCDPARGPARAWLRTVARHLVIDARRARQARPAEAGGEALERAAEQKPGEDEIEQALQSRAVADALRTLSPDHRAVLLETYYRGRTMTEAARVLGIPLGTVKSRTYYALHALRLALQERGIEP, encoded by the coding sequence GTGCGCGATGATCGGCCCCTGCCCGGGAGTTCCCGAAAACGTGACCCGCGGACCGATCCGGATCGCTCCGCGGGCCGTGTCTCCGGTAAAGGGACCCTTTCGACCGCAGATGAGGAACTGCCGCGCACTCTGTACGCGGAGCACGCAGGAGCCCTGTTCCCCTACGTACTGCGACTGACCTCGGGAGATGGGCAATGGGCGGAGGACGTGGTGCAGGAGACGCTGCTCCGGGCGTGGCGGCATCCCGCCGTGTGCGATCCCGCGCGAGGCCCGGCCCGGGCATGGCTGCGCACGGTCGCACGGCACCTGGTCATCGATGCCCGCCGGGCCCGGCAGGCCAGGCCGGCCGAGGCAGGCGGCGAGGCGCTGGAGCGTGCCGCCGAGCAGAAGCCGGGCGAGGACGAGATCGAGCAGGCACTGCAGAGCCGGGCGGTCGCCGACGCCCTCCGGACGCTGTCCCCCGACCACCGCGCCGTCCTGCTGGAGACCTACTACCGGGGCCGGACCATGACGGAGGCAGCGCGGGTGCTGGGCATCCCGCTGGGCACCGTGAAGTCGCGGACGTACTACGCCCTGCACGCCCTGCGGTTGGCGCTCCAGGAACGGGGGATCGAGCCATGA
- a CDS encoding zf-HC2 domain-containing protein, producing MSAQHDDLRLALGAHVLRTLPLAEAERVRAHLAECGECQAEHAQLTGLPALLTTVTAAEAAGRTVLAADGNLADRLVARAAETAQGSSPERHAVLTVPAVLRAPEGGVLEKLLQQAATRRRRTWRLQLAGAAASLTFVAAAASGTWLAATGTVGSVATPPGPTVPTAWRTVSGSDPTTGVSASVKVSPSAWGSVLQVSAKGAPAGITCRLQAVGPGGARADGATWRAGEYPPGTTIPGAVAMAPGAIEHFEILAGNGRKLVTIRA from the coding sequence ATGAGCGCGCAGCACGACGACCTCCGGCTGGCGCTGGGAGCACACGTCCTGCGCACCCTGCCCTTGGCGGAAGCGGAGCGGGTGCGCGCCCACCTCGCGGAATGCGGCGAGTGTCAGGCTGAACACGCCCAGCTGACGGGACTGCCCGCGCTGCTGACGACGGTGACCGCGGCGGAAGCCGCAGGCCGGACCGTGCTGGCGGCCGACGGGAACCTGGCCGACCGGCTGGTGGCACGGGCAGCCGAAACCGCGCAGGGCTCCTCGCCCGAACGGCACGCCGTGCTCACCGTGCCCGCGGTGTTGCGGGCGCCCGAGGGAGGTGTGCTGGAGAAACTGCTCCAGCAGGCCGCGACCCGGCGCCGCAGGACCTGGCGTCTGCAACTGGCCGGCGCAGCCGCCTCACTCACGTTCGTCGCGGCGGCGGCCAGTGGCACATGGCTGGCGGCCACCGGCACAGTGGGCAGCGTGGCGACGCCGCCCGGGCCGACCGTGCCCACGGCCTGGCGCACCGTCTCCGGAAGTGATCCCACCACCGGCGTCTCCGCCTCGGTGAAGGTCTCACCCTCTGCCTGGGGCAGTGTCCTGCAGGTCTCCGCCAAGGGGGCACCCGCCGGAATCACCTGCCGGCTGCAGGCGGTCGGGCCCGGCGGAGCCCGGGCGGACGGCGCCACCTGGCGGGCAGGCGAGTACCCTCCTGGCACCACGATCCCCGGGGCGGTCGCCATGGCCCCCGGGGCCATCGAGCACTTCGAGATCCTCGCGGGCAACGGCCGGAAGCTGGTCACAATCCGGGCGTGA
- a CDS encoding ATP-binding protein: MTDPLSPSSLLGRPCRHEALLTLPAQEAHVSAARHFAADLLEAWSVPAGERDSAVLIVDELAANAAQYGRERMTLRLVLDDGTLHIVVTDSGMAVERRRPDIASDEHGRGTGIVQYLAQSTEVHQKRGGREVRACLRCSP; the protein is encoded by the coding sequence GTGACCGACCCCCTCAGCCCGAGTTCACTGCTCGGCCGGCCCTGCCGCCACGAGGCGCTGCTCACCCTGCCCGCGCAGGAGGCACACGTCTCCGCCGCCCGTCACTTCGCGGCTGATCTGCTGGAGGCCTGGAGCGTGCCCGCAGGCGAACGGGACTCCGCCGTTCTCATCGTCGACGAACTCGCCGCCAACGCCGCCCAGTACGGCCGCGAGCGCATGACCCTGCGGCTCGTCCTCGACGACGGCACTCTGCACATCGTGGTCACTGACTCCGGCATGGCAGTGGAGCGCCGTCGCCCCGACATCGCCTCCGACGAACACGGCCGCGGCACCGGCATCGTCCAGTACCTCGCCCAGTCGACCGAGGTCCACCAGAAACGCGGCGGTCGCGAAGTCCGTGCCTGCCTGAGGTGCTCGCCATGA
- the tatA gene encoding Sec-independent protein translocase subunit TatA, producing MFRNALEPWHLLILVAVVVLIFGSKKLPETARALGKSLRILKSETRALKDDGVSNEPRPEPEPAPGPRTISGTPGDTATARTAPTDSMTSHRD from the coding sequence ATGTTCCGCAATGCGCTGGAGCCCTGGCACCTGCTGATCCTGGTCGCGGTGGTGGTTTTGATCTTCGGCTCGAAGAAACTACCCGAGACGGCCCGGGCGCTGGGCAAGTCCCTGCGGATCCTCAAGAGCGAGACCAGGGCCCTGAAGGACGACGGCGTCTCCAACGAGCCACGCCCCGAGCCTGAGCCCGCACCGGGACCGCGGACGATCTCGGGCACTCCCGGAGACACCGCCACCGCCCGCACCGCGCCCACGGACAGCATGACCAGCCACAGAGACTGA
- the tatC gene encoding twin-arginine translocase subunit TatC, translating into MPQSARNKEKDPEGRMPLAEHLRELRNRLARAVLAILVVTIAAAFSYKGIINFFTRPVLDSVGCPTSFADLAKQTAGTTCARITINGLLAPFTLALKVSLMAGVVLASPVWLYQLWAFVAPGLHKHERKYAYAFVGAGVPLFFGGAFFAYRVLPTTAKVLIGFTPRGVDNLLPLDDLLDLVTRMVVVFGLSFEMPLLLVMLNLTGVLSGRRMLGRWRGMIVGITVFSAVATPSTDPLTMLALAAPIAILYFAAVVSSLLNDRRKARREAEGPGDDESSDLDLTPQDIGEVESVSAGQALPAQPDADDDRADG; encoded by the coding sequence GTGCCCCAGTCGGCCCGCAACAAGGAGAAGGATCCCGAGGGGCGGATGCCGCTCGCGGAGCACCTTCGTGAGCTCCGCAACCGGCTCGCCAGGGCCGTCCTTGCCATCCTGGTCGTCACGATCGCCGCGGCCTTCTCCTACAAGGGCATCATCAACTTCTTCACCAGGCCGGTGCTGGACTCGGTCGGATGCCCGACGTCCTTCGCCGATCTGGCCAAGCAGACCGCCGGCACCACCTGCGCGCGGATCACGATCAACGGTCTGCTCGCGCCCTTCACCCTGGCGCTGAAGGTGTCCCTGATGGCCGGTGTCGTGCTGGCCTCGCCGGTATGGCTGTACCAGCTGTGGGCGTTCGTTGCCCCCGGCCTGCACAAGCACGAGCGGAAATACGCCTATGCGTTCGTCGGCGCGGGCGTCCCGCTGTTCTTCGGCGGTGCCTTCTTCGCCTACAGGGTGCTTCCCACCACCGCGAAGGTGTTGATCGGCTTCACCCCGCGCGGGGTGGACAACCTGTTGCCGCTGGACGATCTGCTCGACCTCGTCACCCGCATGGTGGTCGTCTTCGGTCTCTCCTTCGAGATGCCGCTGCTGCTGGTGATGCTGAACCTCACCGGAGTGCTGTCCGGCCGGCGGATGCTCGGCCGGTGGCGCGGCATGATCGTGGGGATCACGGTCTTTTCTGCTGTGGCGACGCCGAGCACGGACCCGCTGACCATGCTGGCGCTGGCCGCCCCGATCGCGATTCTCTATTTCGCCGCCGTTGTCTCTTCCCTTCTCAACGACCGGCGCAAGGCCCGACGAGAGGCAGAGGGACCCGGCGACGACGAGAGCTCCGACCTCGACCTCACGCCGCAGGACATCGGCGAAGTGGAATCGGTGTCCGCCGGCCAGGCCCTGCCCGCGCAGCCGGACGCCGACGACGACCGTGCCGACGGGTAG
- a CDS encoding cold-shock protein: MASGTVKWFNSEKGYGFIAQDDGGPDVFAHYSEIQGGGGYRELTEGEHVTFDIGQGQKGPQAQNIVRG; encoded by the coding sequence ATGGCCAGCGGCACCGTGAAGTGGTTCAACTCCGAAAAGGGTTATGGCTTCATCGCCCAGGACGACGGAGGCCCGGACGTCTTCGCCCACTACTCCGAAATCCAGGGCGGGGGCGGCTACCGTGAGCTGACCGAGGGCGAGCACGTCACCTTTGACATCGGCCAGGGTCAGAAGGGCCCGCAGGCACAGAACATTGTCCGGGGCTGA
- a CDS encoding undecaprenyl-diphosphate phosphatase: MSWFESLILGLVQGLTEFLPVSSSAHLRLTAAFSGWQDPGAAFTAITQIGTEAAVLIYFRKDIGRILSAWSRSLGSRAMRRDPDARMGWLVIVGSIPIGVLGLTLKDQIEGPFRDLRVTATMLVVVGVVIGVADRLAARDERGGRHRAPQQGKVLRDLGVKDGLIYGCCQAMALIPGVSRSGATISGGLFMGYRREAAARYSFLLAIPAVLASGVFELKDAMESGHVAWGPTLFATGVAFVSGYAVIAWFMKYISTKSFMPFVWYRIVLGIVIIGLVMAGVLSPHAAESAG, translated from the coding sequence ATGTCTTGGTTTGAATCCCTCATCCTCGGACTCGTCCAGGGGCTGACCGAGTTCCTTCCCGTCTCCTCCAGCGCGCATCTGCGGCTGACGGCGGCCTTCTCCGGGTGGCAGGACCCCGGCGCCGCCTTCACGGCGATCACCCAGATCGGCACGGAGGCGGCGGTGCTGATCTACTTCCGCAAGGACATCGGCCGGATCCTGTCGGCCTGGTCCCGTTCGCTGGGGAGCAGGGCGATGCGCCGTGATCCGGACGCTCGCATGGGCTGGCTGGTGATCGTCGGATCGATACCGATCGGGGTGCTCGGGCTGACTCTCAAGGACCAGATCGAGGGGCCGTTCCGTGATCTGCGGGTGACCGCGACCATGCTGGTCGTCGTGGGTGTGGTCATCGGTGTCGCCGACCGGCTGGCGGCGCGCGACGAGAGGGGCGGCCGGCACCGGGCGCCCCAGCAGGGCAAGGTGCTGCGGGACCTGGGCGTCAAGGACGGCCTCATCTACGGTTGTTGCCAGGCCATGGCCCTGATCCCGGGTGTCTCCCGCTCGGGCGCCACCATCAGCGGCGGGCTGTTCATGGGCTACCGGCGCGAGGCGGCGGCCCGTTACTCCTTCCTGCTGGCCATTCCCGCCGTACTGGCCTCCGGTGTCTTCGAGTTGAAGGACGCGATGGAGAGCGGCCACGTGGCGTGGGGGCCGACGCTGTTCGCCACGGGGGTTGCCTTCGTCTCCGGGTACGCCGTCATTGCCTGGTTCATGAAGTACATCTCCACGAAGAGCTTCATGCCGTTCGTCTGGTACCGGATCGTCCTCGGCATCGTCATCATCGGGCTGGTCATGGCCGGTGTCCTCAGCCCGCACGCGGCCGAATCGGCGGGCTGA
- a CDS encoding ferredoxin, with protein sequence MRTVVDLTRCQGYAQCVFLAPKMFELHGEEGLLYTTAVPDDQVERVRQAAAACPVQAILVGEEVGGGAR encoded by the coding sequence ATGCGAACCGTTGTCGACCTCACACGCTGCCAGGGCTACGCACAGTGCGTGTTCCTCGCACCGAAGATGTTCGAGCTGCACGGGGAGGAGGGACTGCTGTACACCACGGCCGTGCCCGACGATCAGGTGGAGCGCGTGCGTCAGGCCGCGGCGGCGTGCCCGGTCCAGGCCATCCTCGTCGGTGAGGAGGTGGGCGGCGGTGCCCGATGA
- a CDS encoding NAD(P)/FAD-dependent oxidoreductase, producing MPDDLMDGRIVVVGASLAGLRAAEALREGGFTGSLTVVGDEPHAPYDRPPLSKQVLLGKATADTTELPMRRDPDADWRLGVRATGLDPLAKRVVLEDGESLPYDRLLIATGTRARPWPNPEEAALDGVFTLRTREDAAGLAERLAAGPRRVLVIGGGFTGSEIASACREMGLDVTVTERGPAPLVGALGGTLSKLAAVMQRNHGVDLRTGVTVTALRGNGTFTGAELSDGSRVDADVCVAALGAIRNVEWLADTGLAAGPRGIACDAGCRAFNMYGIVTDDIFVAGDVSRFPHPLFGYQMLSLEHWGNAVDQAEVAAHNMINPGPLRRPHLAIPTFWSTQFGLNIKSVGVPTFSDHVVIAQGSLEARRLAMVYGFQGRVTAAVTVDMAKSLDYYRHLIETAAPFPPPLGAQDRAIAADVPIPSDVPDPKGLSHGPTVALTGYLPDRRLTVVPPTG from the coding sequence GTGCCCGATGATCTCATGGACGGCCGTATCGTCGTCGTGGGCGCGTCGCTGGCCGGGCTGCGGGCCGCGGAGGCGCTGCGTGAGGGGGGCTTCACCGGCTCACTGACCGTGGTCGGGGACGAGCCCCACGCTCCGTACGACCGGCCGCCGCTGTCCAAGCAGGTGCTGCTCGGCAAGGCGACGGCGGACACCACCGAGCTGCCGATGCGCCGGGACCCGGATGCCGACTGGCGGCTGGGAGTACGCGCCACCGGCCTGGACCCTCTCGCGAAACGAGTGGTGCTCGAGGACGGCGAGTCGCTGCCATACGATCGGTTGCTGATCGCCACCGGGACACGCGCGCGGCCCTGGCCCAACCCGGAGGAGGCCGCCCTGGACGGGGTGTTCACCCTGCGCACGCGTGAGGACGCCGCGGGGCTGGCCGAGCGGCTGGCCGCCGGGCCACGGCGGGTGCTGGTGATCGGCGGCGGCTTCACCGGCTCGGAGATCGCCTCGGCCTGCCGGGAAATGGGGCTGGACGTCACGGTCACCGAACGCGGGCCCGCACCTCTGGTGGGCGCCCTCGGCGGCACCCTGTCGAAGCTCGCGGCCGTCATGCAGCGCAACCATGGCGTGGACCTGCGCACCGGGGTGACGGTCACCGCCCTGCGCGGGAACGGCACTTTCACCGGCGCGGAGCTGTCCGACGGCAGCCGCGTCGACGCCGACGTGTGCGTCGCGGCATTGGGGGCGATCCGCAACGTCGAATGGCTTGCGGACACCGGACTGGCAGCGGGCCCGCGCGGAATCGCCTGCGACGCCGGATGCCGCGCCTTCAACATGTACGGAATCGTCACCGACGACATCTTCGTGGCCGGCGACGTCTCCCGCTTCCCCCACCCGCTGTTCGGCTACCAGATGCTCTCCCTGGAGCACTGGGGAAACGCGGTCGATCAGGCCGAAGTAGCGGCCCACAACATGATCAATCCGGGACCCCTGCGGCGCCCGCACCTGGCCATCCCCACGTTCTGGTCGACCCAGTTCGGCCTCAACATCAAGTCCGTGGGCGTGCCCACGTTCTCCGACCACGTGGTCATCGCCCAGGGCTCTCTGGAGGCGCGCCGTTTGGCGATGGTCTACGGCTTCCAGGGCCGGGTGACCGCCGCGGTCACCGTCGACATGGCCAAGTCGCTCGACTACTACCGGCACCTGATCGAGACGGCGGCTCCGTTCCCGCCCCCACTCGGTGCACAGGACCGTGCGATCGCGGCCGACGTCCCGATTCCATCCGACGTGCCGGATCCGAAGGGGCTCTCCCACGGCCCCACTGTGGCACTCACCGGATACCTCCCCGACCGCCGGCTGACCGTGGTGCCGCCCACCGGCTGA
- a CDS encoding cytochrome P450 — protein MDSETLLTRITDYANRPNPYPLYAELREAGPVVRQADGSYLAGTYHEIAALLHDPRMSADPRTRGAVTHKPPFLRLDDPEHHRLRTLAMRPFGPPHSPGRVDAMRGEIDRVTKELLGSFEAGRQIDVVDDFAYPLPVTVICRLLGVPREDEPLFRAWSDTIVASADVRPEGDSAETDKAGDQARTEMGLYLVNLAEQRLGRPGDDLLTAFANEPDPALRLTREELAETAVLLLIAGHETTVNLITNGVLTLLRHPEHLDHLRREPDLLPRAVEELLRYEPPVHMRERIPRDDIDVAGTKIPRGASVILVLASGNRDPMRFHDPDRFDPTRPDNQHLGFGSGIHLCYGAPLARIEAQAALGALLPHLGAARLVQDPPPYRQNAMLRGPRHLPIHL, from the coding sequence ATGGACTCCGAGACCCTGCTGACACGGATCACCGACTATGCCAACCGCCCCAACCCCTACCCCCTGTACGCGGAACTCCGCGAGGCCGGACCCGTGGTGCGGCAGGCAGACGGCAGCTACCTGGCCGGCACCTACCACGAGATCGCCGCTCTGCTCCACGACCCGCGGATGAGTGCCGATCCCCGTACCCGTGGCGCGGTGACCCACAAGCCGCCGTTCCTGAGGCTCGACGACCCGGAGCACCACAGGCTGCGCACTCTGGCCATGCGGCCGTTCGGACCGCCGCACAGCCCGGGCCGGGTCGACGCCATGCGCGGCGAGATCGACCGGGTCACCAAGGAACTGCTGGGGTCCTTCGAGGCGGGCCGGCAGATCGACGTCGTCGACGATTTCGCCTACCCGCTGCCCGTCACGGTGATCTGCCGCCTGCTCGGCGTGCCTCGCGAGGACGAGCCACTGTTCCGGGCCTGGTCCGACACGATCGTCGCATCCGCCGACGTCAGGCCCGAGGGCGATTCCGCCGAGACGGACAAGGCCGGCGACCAGGCGCGGACCGAGATGGGCCTGTACCTGGTGAACCTCGCCGAACAGCGCCTCGGCCGCCCGGGCGACGACTTGCTCACCGCCTTCGCCAACGAGCCGGACCCGGCCCTGCGGCTCACGCGGGAGGAACTCGCGGAAACCGCCGTCCTGCTGCTCATCGCGGGACACGAGACCACGGTCAACCTGATCACCAACGGGGTGCTCACCCTACTGCGCCACCCGGAGCACCTGGACCACCTGCGCCGCGAACCCGACCTGCTGCCGCGAGCGGTCGAGGAACTGCTGCGCTACGAACCCCCGGTCCACATGCGCGAGCGCATTCCGCGCGACGACATCGACGTCGCCGGCACCAAGATTCCCCGAGGCGCATCCGTCATTCTGGTGCTGGCCTCGGGCAACCGTGACCCCATGCGGTTCCACGACCCCGACCGGTTCGACCCCACCCGTCCGGACAACCAGCATCTCGGCTTCGGCAGCGGCATCCACCTGTGCTACGGCGCACCACTGGCCCGCATCGAGGCCCAAGCCGCCCTCGGCGCACTGCTCCCTCACCTCGGCGCGGCACGCCTGGTCCAGGACCCGCCCCCCTACCGACAGAACGCCATGCTCCGCGGACCCCGCCACCTGCCCATCCACCTGTGA
- a CDS encoding class I SAM-dependent methyltransferase, with product MTELPTLHATREAYDAIAPTYAQLFHDSLRDRPLERALLSAFAELVRANGDGEVADLGCGPGYVTAHLHGLGLDAFGVDASPVMVELAREAHPGLRFEVGSMAALDIEDGTLGGVLSRWSVIHTPPQDVPAVLAEIARVLAPGGHLLIDFPATDGPHHETQAYDHAVATAYRWFPDRLAALLRDHGLTETARTVIEPKPTDQRQFQEVQLLACKA from the coding sequence GTGACCGAACTCCCGACCTTGCATGCCACCCGTGAGGCCTACGACGCCATCGCACCCACCTACGCGCAGCTGTTCCACGACTCCCTGCGGGACCGTCCCCTGGAGCGCGCCCTCCTGAGCGCTTTCGCCGAGCTGGTACGGGCAAACGGCGACGGTGAGGTCGCAGACCTCGGTTGTGGACCGGGGTACGTCACAGCTCACTTGCACGGGTTGGGCCTGGATGCCTTTGGTGTTGACGCTTCCCCCGTGATGGTCGAGCTCGCTCGCGAGGCGCACCCCGGACTTCGGTTCGAGGTCGGCTCGATGGCCGCACTGGACATCGAGGACGGCACGCTGGGCGGGGTGCTCTCGCGGTGGTCCGTCATCCACACCCCGCCGCAGGACGTGCCCGCCGTCCTGGCCGAGATCGCCCGGGTCCTGGCACCCGGCGGGCACCTGTTGATCGACTTCCCCGCCACTGACGGCCCCCACCACGAGACGCAGGCCTACGATCATGCGGTGGCAACGGCCTATCGCTGGTTCCCCGACCGTCTCGCCGCGCTCCTGCGCGACCACGGATTGACTGAGACAGCCCGCACGGTGATCGAGCCGAAGCCCACCGACCAGCGGCAGTTCCAAGAGGTCCAGCTCCTCGCCTGCAAGGCGTAG
- a CDS encoding helix-turn-helix transcriptional regulator yields MTDDDVAEVLAAMGPRLRAVRGRHGHTLTDVSRTTGIALSTLSRIENGRRKPNLELLLHLAKAYGVSLDELTGTAPATVEKPHTPPPQRPVDDKAVLPLTRYVGGLHAHKHVLPANVDQPPRPRQASHEGYEWLCVLSGRLWLALGGHDLVLTSGEVAEFDTRTPHGVANAGLDGPVEYLIMFGPQGERLRPRVQPTSN; encoded by the coding sequence ATGACGGACGACGACGTCGCTGAGGTCCTGGCCGCCATGGGGCCGCGGCTGCGGGCCGTGCGCGGGCGGCACGGACACACGCTCACCGACGTGAGCCGCACGACCGGCATCGCCCTCAGCACGCTGTCGCGGATCGAGAACGGCCGGCGCAAGCCGAACCTGGAACTCCTGCTGCACCTGGCGAAGGCGTACGGCGTCTCCCTGGACGAGCTGACCGGCACCGCGCCCGCCACGGTCGAGAAACCGCACACCCCTCCCCCGCAGCGTCCGGTGGACGACAAGGCGGTGCTGCCGCTGACCCGGTACGTCGGGGGCCTGCACGCCCACAAGCACGTCCTGCCCGCCAACGTCGACCAGCCGCCACGGCCGCGCCAGGCGTCGCACGAAGGGTACGAATGGCTGTGTGTGCTGTCCGGACGGCTGTGGCTGGCACTCGGAGGACACGACCTCGTCCTCACCTCCGGGGAAGTCGCCGAGTTCGACACCCGCACCCCTCACGGAGTCGCCAACGCCGGACTCGACGGACCAGTCGAATACCTGATCATGTTCGGGCCACAGGGCGAACGCCTACGACCCCGCGTCCAGCCAACGTCCAACTGA